The nucleotide window TGATAGGAATCGAGAAAAGAATGTAGGTAAATTTATATAGGATGCAATGGAATCTCataagaagaagaaacaaCATGCGATGAATTTATGGATGTAATGATGATCGGATTACCAGCAATAGTAAACCTGATATACAACACAAATAATGTACTGAATACTGATGACTGATCCCATCATCGAGACTACTGATGTCGGAATAATGCCTACTTATGGCTGGGCTGTACAAGATCGAATCCAGTAGTAAAATCGACCAAGAAACAGAGTTTAAAGTTTAGCGATCGGTAAGACGGTACCCGATAAGATTTCCCGTGATGATCATCATAGGAGGAGGTACTTATTTACTATATGGCAAGTACGACTGATAAGATCATCAAGAAGGAAAGCTCCTTCATGCAATCATTTAATTGACTTTTTCGCATCTCGAATCTTGTTTTAGAGCAGATGAATCCCCTCGATCAGCTCCATTGATTCCGTTCGTTGGTAGCCGAGCGAAGCACAAGCCACATAAAGGAGTATCTCGAGTAAAATCTTATGGCGGACCTTGTAGTAGTGAAGCGGGCAGCTACAGTCTACATATAATATGGCTTCAGAGCGAACATTGGGAGGATGATCCAACGAGTGGCCGATGCTTCGTTGATTTGCCGAATACGTCCGTCGGTAGCAACTAATGTTGAGGTGCACGGCTTAGATTATTAGATGAAGACTTGCCGACTCGGCCTCCATTTCCTTTGTCACCGACGGGATCAAAATGTTCGCCCGACGGATATCGGTGGTGAATACCGGAGAAGTTGGGGCTCGCTATTATTTATGACTTCGGGCTGTGAATTTGTGATGAGATTTCGAGATTCTCAGTTACGCTGCGCATTATTTATTACTGTTCCCCTCGGCCATGCGAGCAACCATACGTTTCAACCATGCCGCCGCCATACGCCGTACAACAGTTCCACGAACATCGGCAACAGCTCCAACACCTTACTCATGGGTGGACTCAGCTCCGACTGTCAAAGTGGACGGTATGCTTTCTCTTATTTCTCGTCTCTACGATCTGACCCCCTGGTAGGCCCCCTGTCAGGAATGACAATTGCACTCAAAGAAAATATATCTTATTCATATGCGCCTACCACATGCTCTTCTACAATATTAAAGGATTACAAGCCCCCATTTGATGCTACATGCGTTTCAAGCCTTATAGCGGCAGGGGCACAAATAGTTGggatgacgaagatggATGAGTTTGGTATGGGGTGAGTAGTGAGATAGGCTTGAACAGGTATTTATTGCTCATCAAATTTACGTCAGCTCTTTGACTACCCATTTACCCCCATATTATTCACCGGTGTATAACCCAGCATCCCCTTCACCTGAAGAGCCACATCGGTCAGCTGGCGGAAGCTCAGGCGGATCAGCAGCTGCTGTAGCAGAGGGCAGCTGCGATGCGTGAGCATATGTTTCGATACATTCCTTCAGCCGCCAAAACTGACATCTCCATTCCTGAAGAGCTCTGGGGACAGACACTGGTGGTTCAGTGCGTTTACCGGCAAGTTATTGTGGTGTGGTCGGTCTTAAACCGTCCTATGGACTCATCAGTCGGTACGCCTTTCTTTGCCTTTGATATATGGCATTATGATTAACAACATGTAGGAGAGGCGTGGTTGCGTACGGCGACTCTTTAGATTGCGTTGGAGTACTGGCGAGAGAAGTCGACACCGTTGAACGAGTATTCAGTGTGtctcatcctcctcgtccaTAATCCGTTGCTCACGATCTGCAGACGTTTTATCACATCCAGATGATAATGACATGACCTGTGCATCTGCTGGTCCACGCTCCCAGGCCCTTTCCATCCTGAAGGCCCACCTTGCTATTCTGCCCACCACAGCTGGCCCTCTATCCGATTGTCGCATAGGGGTCCCCAGCCAAGCTTCACTACCTCCACCATACATAAACACGCCTCGTTCTCTTCTCTCACACCTACAGTCACTCGGTGCAACCCTTCATCCAGTGTCATTACCATCTCTCCCTAAAGCTTTGCCTGCGTACTATGTCCTTGCAAGTGCCGAGGCGTCTAGCAATCTGGGAAGATATGGCGGAAGTTGGTTTGCAGGACAAAATGAGAAGGCACTAGGAAAGAGGCCGGAAGAGAATGGAATCCAGAGGAGGATCAGGGTCAGGAGTGAGGGGTTTGGAATGGAGGTAAAGAAGAGAATTTTGGCCGGAACGCATGCTTTGAGTGCAGAGTGAGAGCTTTTTTGTCACTGTCTGATTAACGATACAAAATATTGACTGATTTTCGGCGGCAAGCGAATTTAACAACACGTACTTGAAAGCATTGTACATTCGTCGCTGCCTGAAAAAAGACTATCAAGCAATTTTCCGGATTCCCTACCCACTGTCTTCTTCGTCAGCCGTTCTTTCACCGGATGGTGTAGACTTCATTATTCATCCCACAGCAATCTGCACAGCACCCACAACCAATCCTACTGGAAAAGACAGTGGTCAAAAAGAGGCAACCTATATCCAAGATCTGCTCAACGTTCCCGCCTCACTTGCGGGCTTGCCCTCCATGTCTGTTCCGGCTGGTAGAGGTCCGGATGGGTGGCCAATAGGTGTCGCAATCACGGGACAGTGGGGTATGGAAGATTTGGTCTTCAGATTAGGGAGAACCATAGAAAAGTGGAACAAAAAACAGGCATTATAGTGTAGCAATGCATTAAAATCCCAAGTCTATGAGAGTTGACGTGAACTAAGATGAGCGTCAAGTTGGATTCGAATAAATTCAAGGATTGCTTTTGTGGCTGTTTTGGACATTTCCAGCGCTTCCGACCACTGAGGTATGCATCATCAGTACCATATTTTCGCTTTGAGGAAGTGAAGGGACTCACTTCCTGTCTTGTGAAGTTACCCTCACTTTCGACCCAAACAAGTTCTGCACCTCCCTCGCTCTGCCCAGCAACTTCCATACTGTTCCCTTCACTGGCTGTTCCAAATATCGCGCCCCAAGCCCAGCCGAACCCGAATCTGGCCTTCGCCTGCTTCTCCTCATCGGCCTCTGGGTCCAACATCATACTTCCTTCGGTGGTCACCACGAGCGCCACAGCGACGGGGAGTGCTAAGATCGATATCGTGCCCGCAGAGAGGAGTGCTAATGTAGAAGCGTTGATAGAGGCCGCTCGAGCAGTAAAAGTATATCCCGCTGCAGGAGATATCCTAGCCGCGTCTCTTTTACTCTCTGGGACATAGGCGTACTCGTCATTATCCGTCGCTGGCCATGTATTTTGCTCTGCTCCCACTCCTTCCGTCCCAATAACAGATCCGTATACAGCCCGACATGTAGATGGCATTAAACTCTGCACTACAAGCTGAACGAGGGATCTTGGGTGCTTTTCTAATGACAAGACAGGAGGGAAAATAGTTTCAAGAGTTGTGACAAGCGCTCGGGAAGGAGTTGCGCCGACGCCCTCCAGCGGGCGATGATTTACCTCAAAGGTCGCTTTGTCTGGGAGTTCCTCACGGAGGCGGACTTCTATAGGGCCGGAGCAGCTAGCGAGAACGGCATTTGACCCTATAAGGCATGTGTTCAGCAGTCTGCGGAGGAACTACAGATGGAGAGACATACCAAAAGCAAAGCGAGCTGAGCCGTCTGCGCGATCGAGCTCACCAATGGACAAGTGCAAAGGCCTAAGCTGGGCGGGTGTTCTGCCGTCGGGGCGTCTGCTGGGGCCTGCGGTGGCCATGGTTGTGCAAGTTCTATAGTTGCTCGTTCCAAGGAATAATTGAGTAAATAATCATAAATACCCCCGCTCCTTATTCAACCGGCCACTTTAGGGTCTATGACGTCATAACAGATGCATCTCCCTCTTCTACACGTTAACTATTATTAGCCGCACCCTTTTGACCTTCCCTCCCTCAACAAGCCCAGCAGACAGCCGTATTTGCCATGGACCCCATATCAGGCCCTCCAACTCAGAGATCTTCTCGTCCTGTCCatgctcttcctgaagAGCTGGGTAAACCACTCGAGGACTCGCTCGATCATATCGTATCCAACTCGAAAGCCGTCAGGGGCGCTCGAAAAGATCAACTTGCTCGTAGGCAAACATCTGACATAGATGAATTGAGAGCAAATTCCTAATATATTGTAAAGCCAGCCAGCTGAGAGCGGACGCCGTTCATTCCCATGGCCCCGAGGCTAAACATTGGATAGcaagcttcttctcctccgAGGAAACTCTAGATCATGTAAGTCCGATCAAATACATACAGCTTAATTTAATGCAGCTCTGATACCGTCGATGTATTTATTCAGCTGTTTGCCATGGAACACATGGGTAACTTTGCTTCGTTTTTCCTTCTAAATTTCTATCAATCTAACATAGCATGGCTAGGTAATTATGTGATTGATCGTATGACTGGGAAGAAATTCTTTGAAACAATGCCAATCTGTAAGCCCTCACAACGACCGTATGCTCAGGCAAGCTGCACATAGTAACGACGTACAGATGTTCGCATTGGTATGCATCTCCTGTTTGTTTCAGGTGTGAGCCTTGTCCAACACGCAATACATAGCTGCCAATACTAATTGCTTTTCTAGAACAGCTACATGTCATATTCATCTGTAGAAAAGCTTTTGCGAGAAGAGTCAATCAAACGTGAGTCTGGGCCATAATCCAACATGCGGTTTATCTACATATACTGAATACTAGCAGAGGGCCAGACGTATGATCAGACTGGACCTGACGTGGAAGAACATATAAAATCATTCATTAAAACGTATGGCCTACCTCTTGACGAGCTCTTGGTAAAAGATTTGAGCCAGTACCCAGTAAGTCATTTTGGGCACAGCTTGGGTGATGGTAACAAATGAACCAGACCTTCAATTCGTTCTTTTCCCGTCGTTTGCTCCCCACCGCGCGACCGATCACCTCGGTAGGAGACCCAACCATCATTGTCTCAGCTGCAGACTGTCGGTTGACAGTGTACCAGACAGTCGACCAAGCTAAGGAGTTCTGGTACGTAATTTGAGTGCGAAAAGTGGTCTTGCTAGCTTATGCTTTATAACCTGGTAAAAGGATTAAGGGGCAGCAATTCACGCTTCCAAACCTCTTGATTGGGAATGACGTCGCAGATACGAGATTCAAAGCAATACAGGAGGATAATGCAGCCGCTCTTGCAATCCACAGGCTCGCCCCACAAGACTACCATAGGTTCCATTCACCCGTGGAAGGTGTAATTGGTGCTATCAAAGATATCGATGGTGCGTTTTCAGCTTAGTCACTTACGGGAAGAAGTTAATGGCGGATCATTCTAGGAGAACTGTACAGTAAGTTGGCTAAATTTTAGGCTACTTCGTGTGGCATGACctaattttttttttattaAAAAAAAGCTGTGAACCCTCAAGCTGTCAATGAAAGTATGTTCGGGCCTTGCGCGTTTGACTCTTAGATGATCTGTTGATCCCAGAGATTTAGATCTCAATGTCTTCACCATGAACAAGCGTTCTATCATGCTTATCCATGCCAACCTTGGATCCGGTCGAGAAAGTGTTCCCATTGCGTTTGTCGCTATAGGCGGTATGTCCCATCCACATTTGTTTGTTATCCTCAGTATCCATACTGAAACATGGTTTGCGCTTTAGCAATGCTTGTTGGCTCCATCGGATGGTCAAAAAAACCAGGTGATAAGGTTTGCAAAGGCGAAGAGCTGGGCTGGTTTCAATATGGCGGGTCCACCACCATCACAGTCTTTCCTAAATCGGCGGGAGTAGAATTTGATAGCGATCTGGTTGAAAACAGCAAGAAACAGATGGAGACCCTAGTAAGGGTTGGAATGGAAATCGGGAAATGTAGCGCCGCAGTTAAATAGAGAAATAAATAGCTCGAACAAAGTTACAAAGCGTACAACATTATATCGCACAAATGCGTTTACTCTGCAAACTGTTAGTATCTGGTTGAAGCTTTAATGCAAACGCGCCTACCTAGGAAAGTCGAACCACCTCATCTATTTGCTCTTGCCCTTACCCTTAGCTTTACCATCCTTGCCCTCACCGCTGTTAGGAACCAAATCAGCATATTGTCAGAAGCCCATGCAGCTCGACTTACTTCTCGAGTTCTCCAACATTGCGCATGATAGAGAGCTTACCCACAGAGGCAGCTTGTACCATCTGCTTCTCAATAGAATTGTTGATTTTGCTTGAAAGTTGCTGCATTATTGTTCAGCAATGATCTCTCTACCTTGGGTATTCTTCTGTTGTCTGTGGAGACGCAAACGACGCAAATTTACCTTTTTCTGGGACCTCTCCAGTACCCTTTGCCTATCCTTCGGCGCTACCTCACGCTTCCCGGGTTTGGTCTTTCCGGCATTCTTCCTCTGGGATCCACCTGACTTCCCCTTCGCTTTGATCGATTTTCCTGCTCCTTGGGCCATGGTTATCGAAGATGTTATTGTTGTTGGTCAAGCAGGGGCTTCGTTATTATCGACTTTGGAATATTTTTGCTTGATGCGGCGAGCGGGATTGACCCCGTGAACGTCTTCCACGTCATAAGGTTCGAAGGGGTGACATGTCACTTCTTTTGAGAACAAAAAGGGCCTCCGTCAACGAACGGCATCGCCAACCACGTTCTCCCATCCGTCCGTCCCGTCAGACGGCATTTGTGAAGATCTTCGACTGGTTATCATATCTAGATATTATAGATCTGGAACTTTCTAGCATCAGAAACTCAGTATGACTCGCTCTCCTGTTGCCCTTCTGGACGGAGTCATATCTCAACTCGCCCACCTAGCAGATAATCGTGCGATCGATTATCGGTTTATTGTTACTCTTTCCACTTGGCTACAGACGGCATTTGAGGTGTATATTCTGTAAGTTTGAGGCTTTCTGTGCTGTATATTTTCTCAAGTTGACTGATGTGGAAATTAGGCGTCGTCAGCTTCCGTGTTATGACAGAccagctcctcctccgGCCCTTAAGGCTCACCTTGATGGCGATACATTTCGGAAAGCTCAAACCTATAGTCGGGATAAAACGAGATTTCAACTCCTTCAACTCGTGTTTAATCAACTCCTCGCATGGATTATGATCAAATCAGGAGCATATTCCAGATTGTGGGACGTGGCAGGCAGATTCACCAGTCTACTGGGTCTCGGTCCCAACTGGATTGTGCGTGTACTTATCATGGAAGGCCACTATTAAGTGGTATAATTCACCGCTAACGGGGTGATAGATTGTGCGGTCTCTGGCCTGGATTACAATCATCACCCTCTCTACCGCTGTCCCCGGCCTCCCTATGTCGTATTACCAGACCTTTGTGCTCGAGGAAAAGCATGGTTTCAACAAATCAACGAGGGCACTTTGGGTGGCTGATACCTTGAAAACTTATTTTCTGGTTGCCCTCTTAGGTCTCCCTGTCTTGGCTGGATTCCTCAAAATTATCGAGCTCTCTGGAAAGAGTTTTGTGCCCTGGTTGATGTTGTTCCTGTAAGTTGGGCCCTAGCAAGAGTCGATGATGGTGATTAACATCATTGCAGGGTCTGTGTGCAGTTGACCCTCCAAGTCATTTACCCCACATTTAGTGAGTATATCTAATGTGTACGAAGCACTTGTCGCTAAAACCTTGCGTTAGTCCAACCGTTGTTCAACAAGCTAGATCCTCTTCCTGAGGGTGAGCTTCGTACCAAGGTTGAAGCCCTCGCGAACCAACTGGGATTCCCTCTGAAACATTTATATGTTATTGACGGCAGCAAGCGGAGCTCACATTCCAATGCGTAAGCCAAAAAAAGGGGCCAGTATTCATTTAACTGACGCGTAAATATTCTGGCTTAGTTACTTTTACGGTCTTCCGTGGTCCAAACACATCGTTATTTATGATACACTGATCAAGGACAGCACTACGGATGAGGTCGTCGCCGTGCTCGGTAAGCCATTTATTGACTGTCATATATATTGTTATTAATAGTCCCCCCAAGGCCACGAACTCGGTCACTGGTATTACTGTGAGTGTTTCTTTTTCAATATACCTTCTACAGTCTCTTACTCTTCCACAGCTCATCCCACCAAACTTCTCTTTGGTACTCAAatccacctcttcctcacTCTTCTCGTCTTCTCCGTGTTCATCAACAATCAGTCTCTGTATGCCGCCTTTGGTTTCAGCCCCGAGTTGGCCATTGCTGCCCCTCAGCCATTCTGCATTGGTTTTGTCCTTTTCCAGCTCGTTTGGGAACCTACCGACGCATTTGTCAAGTTTTTGATGCATGCTCAGACCAGGAAGTATGAGTATCAGGCTGGTGAGAGACTCTCCATGGTTGTTCACCTGATGGGACGCTGATGCTTTTGTAGACGAGTTCGCGGTCAACCTTGGCAAAAAGCCGGACCTTGCCTCAGCGTTGATCAAGCTACATGTCACCAATTTGTCTTCCCCCCACAGCGACTGGCTGTACTCCATGTATCACCACTCTCATCCAACACTCCCTGAGAGGCTCTCTGCGATGGAAAGATTTGAGAGTAATAAGGGAAAGGTGGAGGGAAAAAAGGACCTCTAAAAAGGGACTCGGTTGCATATGTCGATGTTCATAGAAATTATTTCTAAACTTCAGTAAATTACGCGATGTACATGGCGAGAGCGGATGTGAACTATCGATGCACAACCTCATCTGCTGCTGTTTTCAGCGACATACGAGACTTGTCAATTATTACATAGCATCGATTATTGACTATTTCATTTATTTTGTTGTAACGTCGGCGGTGAGTAGCGACGCGGTATGGGACATCTTCACCGCGCGCGCAGTGAACCTCGTTGAATCCATTTATCGTGTTGCGTCCAAAGCGGTCCATCGCATCCCCAGGCAACACgcttctcctcctcctccatgCCCCCCGGGATACGCAGCGATGAACTATAACCCCCTCCATCTCCTGCCCCTTCCTCCGACAGCCCTCGATCCCAAACCCATTCCTACATCCCTCACTCTCGATCCCTTTTCCGACGTCCTCTGGGTCGGCACATCCTCCGGAATCGTTTCTGCACTATGCTCTCCTCTGACTCTTACTAGGAATGTACACTTTCCTGCCCATGGATGCAAGGCTGGAGGCGGAGGGTTTAGCCAGCAAGGTGTGAGTGCCGTGCGGGAAGTGAGGGTAACAGACAGAGATGTTTGGACTTTAACGGAAGGTGGTATCGGAGGACGAAAGAGAGGAGGGGCACCCAAGTGGACAGTTAGGTGCGCTTTACATTGGCGTGCATGAATATCGATCGTCTACTAACTACTGCACAGCGATGTGACGCGCTCCCTCCGAACGATGTCTCCGAACCCCACCAACTCTCACGAACTCATCACTGGCGGTGCCGGCTCACTCCTTCTCGCCAACACTGCCCGGGGTGAAGTGGTGAGGAGCATAGAGAACTCTAGCCCTGTAGTCAAACTTGCACCGCTACATCGGACCGTCTTGGCCGCGGGCTTGTCTGGTCAGGTAACCGTACTTGACCCTAGAGCAGGCTTCAAAGCTGCGCAGAATATAAGTTCAGTACAGGCCCACACTGGTGGATTGAGTGGAGCGGATGTTCAAGGGAATATTGTCGCCACTTGGGGTTGGACACACATGTACGTATTATTAGATCAACAAGGTCAATACTAATCGTCATTCTCAGGCAAGGGCATCCCCTACCCGACCCTCTGATTCGCCTGTACGACGTCCGAGCTCTGCGACCTCTTCCCCCTATCTCCTTCCCATCCGGCCCGGCATTCGTCTTG belongs to Cryptococcus gattii WM276 chromosome I, complete sequence and includes:
- a CDS encoding Glutamyl-tRNA(Gln) amidotransferase subunit A (Glu-ADT subunit A) (Similar to TIGR gene model, INSD accession AAW42762.1), with protein sequence MRATIRFNHAAAIRRTTVPRTSATAPTPYSWVDSAPTVKVDGPLSGMTIALKENISYSYAPTTCSSTILKDYKPPFDATCVSSLIAAGAQIVGMTKMDEFGMGSLTTHLPPYYSPVYNPASPSPEEPHRSAGGSSGGSAAAVAEGSCDAALGTDTGGSVRLPASYCGVVGLKPSYGLISRRGVVAYGDSLDCVGVLAREVDTVERVFNVLSHPDDNDMTCASAGPRSQALSILKAHLAILPTTAGPLSDCRIGVPSQASLPPPYINTPRSLLSHLQSLGATLHPVSLPSLPKALPAYYVLASAEASSNLGRYGGSWFAGQNEKALGKRPEENGIQRRIRVRSEGFGMEVKKRILAGTHALSADEFNNTYLKALYIRRCLKKDYQAIFRIPYPLSSSSAVLSPDGVDFIIHPTAICTAPTTNPTGKDSGQKEATYIQDLLNVPASLAGLPSMSVPAGRGPDGWPIGVAITGQWGMEDLVFRLGRTIEKWNKKQAL
- a CDS encoding exosome non-catalytic core subunit RRP46 (Similar to TIGR gene model, XP_570419.1); the encoded protein is MATAGPSRRPDGRTPAQLRPLHLSIGELDRADGSARFAFGSNAVLASCSGPIEVRLREELPDKATFEVNHRPLEGVGATPSRALVTTLETIFPPVLSLEKHPRSLVQLVVQSLMPSTCRAVYGSVIGTEGVGAEQNTWPATDNDEYAYVPESKRDAARISPAAGYTFTARAASINASTLALLSAGTISILALPVAVALVVTTEGSMMLDPEADEEKQAKARFGFGWAWGAIFGTASEGNSMEVAGQSEGGAELVWVESEGNFTRQEWSEALEMSKTATKAILEFIRIQLDAHLSSRQLS
- a CDS encoding uncharacterized protein (Similar to TIGR gene model, INSD accession AAW43172.1), with product MDPISGPPTQRSSRPVHALPEELGKPLEDSLDHIVSNSKAVRGARKDQLAPSQLRADAVHSHGPEAKHWIASFFSSEETLDHLFAMEHMGNYVIDRMTGKKFFETMPIYVRIGMHLLFVSGNSYMSYSSVEKLLREESIKQGQTYDQTGPDVEEHIKSFIKTYGLPLDELLVKDLSQYPTFNSFFSRRLLPTARPITSVGDPTIIVSAADCRLTVYQTVDQAKEFWIKGQQFTLPNLLIGNDVADTRFKAIQEDNAAALAIHRLAPQDYHRFHSPVEGVIGAIKDIDGELYTVNPQAVNENLNVFTMNKRSIMLIHANLGSGRESVPIAFVAIGAMLVGSIGWSKKPGDKVCKGEELGWFQYGGSTTITVFPKSAGVEFDSDLVENSKKQMETLVRVGMEIGKCSAAVK
- a CDS encoding uncharacterized protein (Similar to TIGR gene model, INSD accession AAW42766.1) — its product is MAQGAGKSIKAKGKSGGSQRKNAGKTKPGKREVAPKDRQRVLERSQKKQLSSKINNSIEKQMVQAASVGKLSIMRNVGELENGEGKDGKAKGKGKSK
- a CDS encoding CAAX prenyl protease 1 (A-factor converting enzyme), putative (Similar to TIGR gene model, INSD accession AAW42768.1); the encoded protein is MTRSPVALLDGVISQLAHLADNRAIDYRFIVTLSTWLQTAFEVYILRRQLPCYDRPAPPPALKAHLDGDTFRKAQTYSRDKTRFQLLQLVFNQLLAWIMIKSGAYSRLWDVAGRFTSLLGLGPNWIIVRSLAWITIITLSTAVPGLPMSYYQTFVLEEKHGFNKSTRALWVADTLKTYFLVALLGLPVLAGFLKIIELSGKSFVPWLMLFLVCVQLTLQVIYPTFIQPLFNKLDPLPEGELRTKVEALANQLGFPLKHLYVIDGSKRSSHSNAYFYGLPWSKHIVIYDTLIKDSTTDEVVAVLGHELGHWYYSHPTKLLFGTQIHLFLTLLVFSVFINNQSLYAAFGFSPELAIAAPQPFCIGFVLFQLVWEPTDAFVKFLMHAQTRKYEYQADEFAVNLGKKPDLASALIKLHVTNLSSPHSDWLYSMYHHSHPTLPERLSAMERFESNKGKVEGKKDL